A stretch of DNA from Perca flavescens isolate YP-PL-M2 chromosome 11, PFLA_1.0, whole genome shotgun sequence:
CGGGACCAGAGCCGGCCAATCCATCCAGGGAGGATGCGGAGTGGGCTGACAACCTGTCTTGCCCCAGACCCTTGGAGCTGCTGCATGATAAGTAGGAAGCCTGGGAGGAATGGAGGCTCTCACTTTCACAACTGTGACCCATGGAGGTGGAGGCAGCTGCCAGCGACACGCGGTTCCCGTATACAGGCTCGTCAGCTGGGGGCGGCAGAGGGCTGATGTCGATACCTGGGCCCGGCTTCAGCATACTGGACATGTGTCTGCTCGGTAAGGGACTGGAGGGAGCGTACTGAGATTTGGACCCTCCCCCCATGGAGCTCATATGCTGGTTGGTCTTGACTATCTGGGCCTGCTTGGTGGGCTGCAGGACCAGACCCTGTTGGGCCAGCTCCTCCCGGTGCTCTCGAGGGTAACGGTGGAGGGGGAGCCTGCCGGGGCCTGGGGGGGAACTGGGGCTCTGACTCTGATGTCCCAAACTGTTGCTGACGGGCTCAGAGGGTAAGACTCTGTTGTAGGAATAACTGTGCTGTGACCAGCAGGCATCTGTTGTCCTGTTGTGCAGCGAGGCCTCCtcgtcttcttcctcttccagGATGTCTCTTTGTCCTTCCACCCTCCTGGCACGACAGTGCTCTGAAGAGTCCTCCTGTCCTTCGTCTTGCTCCTGGTCAGACTCGTGGCCTCCTGACGCCTGGCTGGAAGCAGCTGCAGCCCCAGCGAGGCCACCTTTGATCTGGCTGCGCTGCATCTGTTTACACTCGTCCTCTACTCGAGCAAGCAGACGACGGATTTCCCGGTTATTGGGGCACAGCTTGGCTGCTTCGTGCAGGTCAGCCAGGGCTGCCGAAAACTGCCTGTGGATAGGAGAAAGAATGAAGAGGAACATTGTTACCAGATCCAGACTGCCAATAACAAACCACAGGAGCTGTTGTGGAGCTGTGCTGAATAGTATACCTGCTGCTTCTTTTAGCTCTTGCGCGGGCATAGAAGGCCTCATAGGATTTGGGTTTCAGCTCCAGTGCTTTTGTTGCAAACTCCTCAGCCATCCCAAAATCCTACAAAAGGAGCAGAATCAATACATTTAACCAGTTAATAATCAAGCACATGTGGCTAAGTTTCGATCACAGAAATAAaccttttaaaataaagaatacaCGCTTATGTCTTCTTTATTGCATTAAGGACATAACAGTATTTTCAAACTAAATGGCTCTCTCCAGCAATTATGCTCCCTGTGTGAAGTGATAAAATAACTGGCAGGCACTCCAGGTGCTGTAGATACAGACAACCTCATGATGCCAGTTTCGCTCGGATCCCCTGTTAGTTTGCAGCTGGCTCGCTACATAAGTCTGCCTGATAGACTTATGCCTAGACTAAGACTTATGTAAACAAACTTTTATGAAGAGCTTTTCTGCAGAAAAAAGTATCCAGCAATTCAAAGACAGAACAGCTTAAATTACCATTATGCTGTCATTTTTAAAATTTCCAGTCTATCTCAAATAGTTTTTACCCAATGATGAATTGAATGACTAACAGGAAACTGGCCGGCACAGTTAAACTCTGGCTGAGGGAGCAGACATGCTGGCACATGCAGGAACGGAGATTGTTTCACAAGATTTGAGGAGATTGAGTTCATTGCCCAGTGTGCTTGTAGCTTTCTCCCCAACTCTGCCCTGCTACCATCTGAACACTAACAAGCTTCCTCTGCCCACACATGCTCAAATCATTTCAGTCCCAGACTTATCTTTTTGTctaaaacatttcaaacaattGGGGATACTTACCAGAAAAAAAGTCTCACTAAATATCCATTTAATGATGCCCAATCGTATTCATTACTCACTGACAAAACTCTAGTGAGTGAAAGGCCTTatttaaagtcattaaaaggATCACGCTAAAAATACAGCACTGGCTGAggaacaaaaggaaaaaaagtgtcTCTTGAGAGGCTCACGTTGGTTTTTCTGCGACAGCGGGAGAGATTAAGGTACAGAGAGACCCTCAGGTCTTTAAATGCCTTCAGGTCATCGCCAAAGCCTTCTCTAGGAAACTTCCTCAGGGCGTACTGGTACCTCTGGGCTGCCTCCTTCATCTTCCCTTTCTGAAAGACACATGGAGGGCAAACATGCAGTGAGGAAGAGGACAGAACCAGAAGGAAAATGTCAGGGAAAGAAGCAGGGCAATGGAATGCACCAGATACTCCCGCAATAGCTGTTCTCCAGCTCGAACCTTCccttcacaacacacacacgtaacagCAGACAGGTTTGTCCTTTCTGCCACAAACTCAATTTGTTAAATGTCAGGTATCGATCATTGCTTCTTTGGTAAGTGGTGCAGAACATACACTATTCATTTTCTACATTTAACAGAGCTAGAAAAGGATGGTAATCGGGCCGTTGTgctgaacaacacacacatttttttcacttctaTAAAGGAAAACGACATCATTcaacgtgatatcatgactttgcataaacatacattatctgtacgcattttgagctatctgcgtgtatgtttacgctgtatacagcggacagcagtctgcaacgtcacagcgtaaacatacacgccacgaggcactttctaaagccacgttgcgcgttatcgcgaggctacggttgggtttagcaaACATCACACGcgggttgagtttaggaaaacaaaggtggaaagaaaacatcacacgcgggacatgatccctgctctcctgggtgaaagtcctgtgtttttacccatcctccaccccaaccaacctccctatgcagattttcgccctttcatactactccctacggcgtcaattcacacgcaatcacaaggtaatgtaagtcaatggaggccaaatggcgtaaacacgctaaaaaacgagtatgcgtcttgataacacgccaataatggcatacgaattggcgtgtcatacatacgccacttcatgagatctgTCTGCATCATTCGATaataactaaaataaatgtttcttttaGTACAAAGAAATTGCACAGAAATTGTACAAAGAAAGCAGTTtagaaacatgaaacatttcaTTCAGACAGTGCTCTTCACAATTGACAGTAAGCAATTTCTTTGCGAGTTGCACATTACCTTGTAAAGTAGGTTTCCCTCCTCCATCAGCTTCTGAAGGAGGATGATCAGGATATCCGGCTTGGAAGTAGCCATAGCCCATGCGGCGTTCCCTGTGGGTGtagagggggaaagagagaagTACAAAGAGGCGTGTTATGTTGTTCCTGGTACCAACAGATGGTCACTGTATTCTCTGGAAATTGGTACAAGGTAAGGTTACCTAAAGATTGTACCTGATCGATCGTAAGGTGACGTTCTGTAGCCTTAGTTTATTGAAGGCAGTTAAGAAAGAGTTAGGAGGGAGACAGTGAAGAGAAAAGAGGTCATGCAACAGCAAGAGTAGCCATTTGTAGTAAAAGGAAAAAGTGTTACAAAGTGTGTTGTGACAATGTACAATTATGTGTCACTCAATTTGAAATGGCCTTATTTTCGGcagtaaatgtaggctacgcAGTGTGAACTGtgctgaaagaaaataaagtaaaggTTCTGCCCATTACTTTTTTTCCTTTGACAGCAGAGTGCACTGGAGATAAGCCGCAGACCCAGATAGCTCTATGAATGTCATTTAGGTGATAAGTCACATTCTTAAATTAGCCAAGCAGCACATGAGGGAaaagaggaacacacacacacatgcacacacacaagtgagTGAAAAGCAGGAatggaaactgtttttccaCAACATTCCACAAAATTAGTCTAATCTTATTTTAGTACCATGAGATACTGAGCAAGACAGAAACAATCTCGACATAGAGGCAAAACTAAATACTGAGAGTCTCTCAGTGTTTACTGAGACGTGAAAGAACTCAGCAGACCACGGACTGCTTCTAGAGACCACAGGAGTAACAGCTGACTAGGTGGTCAACTTATGGACAGCACTGAGCATCTGCACACAAAGTTATGTACATGGTCTACATTTCCAGTAGCATTTACACAAAAGCATTGTGCTTACCCAGCTTGGCCCCTTTCTTCAGCAGAGTCACCACCACCGACGTGTTCCGACAGCCTATGGCCCGGTCCAGAGGCCTCATCCCACTGTAGTCCACGTGCTCTATCACTGCTCCTCTCTCCACCAAATACTGGACCTACATGAGAGCACCAACCGTTAAAAAACTCACAAACACGGTGTTGACAGTCATGTGCTGGCCTAACACAGAACAGTATGTGTTTAATAACGGCCAAAGGATGCTCTCAGTTAAGGCTAAATGAATGgtggtgttggtgtgtgtgttgttaaacTAATTTCACTTACAATCTCTGCATCTCCATAGAAGGCAGCGAGGTCCAGTGGAGTTCGTCCGTTTTTGTCCGTATGGTCGATGACCGCACCTTTCTCCACCAAAAACTGCACTACATTCTTATGTCCTTTTAAACATGCCCAGCTCAGGGGTGTCAGTCCCTCCTTGTCCATCGAAGTCAAAGATGCACCTTTGATAAAGAAAGATAATCAATATTTGGTTAAGATATTATTGGCGGCAGGGAGGAAAGCAATAACAAGAAGATGGCTCAAACCTGAGCCACCCAGCCATACTAGACATTGTGCAGGAAATATTCACCATGGAAAGAATTACTTTTATTCTAAGATTGAAAGAAGCtgaatttaaagaaaaatgggtcaaatggACAACATATAAAATAGCATTAGAATCTGTGTaatctgaatgttttttttttcttcatcacatcTGGTtgctgttttatgtttgattgttcattttatcttattttagcACTTTGtaatcattttcaaaactgAGATTACTatgctatgtttttttttgttctcatttttccctaaaacaataaagataagagtgagaaaaaaaaaaagatgcaccTTTGAAACAAACAATGGTCAATAAACACTTCTTATCAACATACTCCTGCTAATCTAATCCAGCTAACGAGTATTCCCTGCCTTGTAATTTCCTGGTGAATGAGACTGAATGCTTACCTTTAGAAAGCAGAAACTCTACAGTGCTCAGGTGACCCTCACAGGCAGCCACCATGAGTAGGGTCCTGCCCTGCTTGTCGCTGATGTTAATATCAGCACCGTGCTGCAACAGTAGCTCTGCAATCTAGCAAACGGACAAGAACAGTCAGAGAACAGACATCAAACACATCCAGGTGCACAGAGCTCACACAGGGACCATGACCCTGCGTCAGGAAACAATTAAACCAGAGATAGCTCTAAGGGCAGGACATAAAACCTAAACTGGATAACAATTTAATACCACACACACGGTTAAAAGatttagaagaagaaaatgttGAGGTGTTTGACTTGTAGTTTGAAGCAGTGTGGTTGCTGTGGATACAGAGGGATAGTTTGTCTGGCACAAAAGAGCCACTCAGCGTGTCTCACCTGCCAGTGTCCCTGTCTGACAGCGCAGAATAGAGGAGACACCCCCCGCCGGTTGACCTGCTGCACCAATGCCCCCTGCTCCAGCAGGAAGCTGCATACCTCCATCTTCCCCCTGCCTGCTGCTGCCGTCAAGGCTaaagagaggaggaaatgtTAGGATTGATGTAGGCCTGACTTCTTTATTCAGAGGAACAAGTTAAGGTAAGGATACAGTACAGTGATGAGATCAGAGTGGAATTTAAACCATTCCACTTAACAACCCTAAGCCAGAGAGGACACTGTATAGCAAAAGCATTAGTGAACATGATAACATCTATGGTACACAGACTTGTGTTGCGCATGAGCAACATCCCGGTCCTTTAGTAACCCAAGCATGTGGAAAAGGAAAGGCTCAGATA
This window harbors:
- the LOC114563654 gene encoding LOW QUALITY PROTEIN: protein TANC1-like (The sequence of the model RefSeq protein was modified relative to this genomic sequence to represent the inferred CDS: deleted 1 base in 1 codon), whose protein sequence is MLESRDRAQPRFLGATGAGPGASRDDGHRRRTSAGGGRAPEAGRRRWRLAATGHALMAFMLSRQEGKLNRQQTMELGHHILKAHIFKGLSKRTGVSSSVLQALWISCSADGLSAALASLRNLYTPNVKVSRLLMLGGANVNYRTEVLNNAPVLCAQCHLGHQEIASLLLEFGASVDVVSENGMNPLCFSAAAGHLGLVMLLCKRGGKVNHVDKSGQCALVHAALRGHPEIIQYLLELEWSSEGQQQDCALKNKALQQALIAASSMGHTQVVRGLLVLNNEHAVQVDSHDTLWGETALTAAAGRGKMEVCSFLLEQGALVQQVNRRGVSPLFCAVRQGHWQIAELLLQHGADINISDKQGRTLLMVAACEGHLSTVEFLLSKGASLTSMDKEGLTPLSWACLKGHKNVVQFLVEKGAVIDHTDKNGRTPLDLAAFYGDAEIVQYLVERGAVIEHVDYSGMRPLDRAIGCRNTSVVVTLLKKGAKLGNAAWAMATSKPDILIILLQKLMEEGNLLYKKGKMKEAAQRYQYALRKFPREGFGDDLKAFKDLRVSLYLNLSRCRRKTNDFGMAEEFATKALELKPKSYEAFYARARAKRSSRQFSAALADLHEAAKLCPNNREIRRLLARVEDECKQMQRSQIKGGLAGAAAASSQASGGHESDQEQDEGQEDSSEHCRARRVEGQRDILEEEEDEEASLHNRTTDACWSQHSYSYNRVLPSEPVSNSLGHQSQSPSSPPGPGRLPLHRYPREHREELAQQGLVLQPTKQAQIVKTNQHMSSMGGGSKSQYAPSSPLPSRHMSSMLKPGPGIDISPLPPPADEPVYGNRVSLAAASTSMGHSCESESLHSSQASYLSCSSSKGLGQDRLSAHSASSLDGLAGSGPGPQGNHTEPGKDGMCGATGSQGGGSSMRVSSSTSSLASSSSLSDSGKLGPDVRTKISDKSKHSQQASSASEYKPRPFMGITDKTARFLQQQQQQQQQQPHGLQSHPSLQSAGRGWLNHSSDGLVCHNTSVMGLLPVDCELPYAKTVSTYQEQHKPPPPQGAMAMSSLQNGMHAKEFTEKFCQATNCYKESKPALAMPHTFMDSKPKQPGLARDNPAIHVASMKPKRSFIESNV